In Candidatus Planktophila versatilis, the genomic window CTTCCTTACGTGAGACAACAACCAAGAGGTTCTTGCGAGTTGAGAATTGACGCACTGCAGCAAGTGCTGCCTTCGTTGAAGGAGCAGCTGTTACTGAATCAAGAACGTGAATTCGCTCATTACGCTGACGGTCAGAGAGAACACCGCGTAGTGCTGCTGCGATCATCTTCTTAGGTGTGCGTTGGAAATATGAACGTGGACGAACTGCGTGTGCAGCACCGCCACCACGCTGAAGCGGAGCACGAATCGAACCCTGACGAGCACGACCTGTTCCCTTCTGCTTGAAAGGCTTCTTACCTGAACCAGAAGTTTCTCCACGGTTCTTTGCCTTCTGGGTACCTTGACGAGCAGCTGCAAGTTGAGCTGTTACGACTTGGTGAATAAGAGGAATATTTGTCTGCGCATCGAAGATATCTGCTGGCAAATCAACTGAGCCAACCTTCTTACCTTCTGCGTTCTTTACTTCAACGGTAAGTGCCATGGTTACATCCCTGCCTTTACAGTCTCAACAAGTGCTTTTTTAGCAGCTGAACGGATAAAGACGAGACCACCATCGGTACCAGGAACAGAACCCTTGATAAGAAGTAGGTTATTTTCTAGATCTACAGCTTGAACTGTGAGGTTCTGTGTTGTGACCTTCTCATTACCCATACGACCCATCATGCGCATTCCCTTGAAAACGCGACCTGGTGTTGAACATGCACCAATTGAACCTGGCATACGGTGCTTACGATCTACACCGTGAGATGAGCTAAGCCCACCGAAACCGTGGCGCTTCATAACACCAGCAGTTCCTTTACCAGTTGATGTTCCAGTTGCATCGACGATATCGCCAGCTGCAAATGTTGATGCGCCAATCTCTTGTCCTACTGTGTATTCAGCAGCTGAGAGTGTGCGGAGTTCGGCAACGGAGCGACGAGGAGTGACGCCTGCCTTTGCGTAATGTCCAGCAAGTGGCTTAGAAACTTTCTTTGGATCAATTGCGCCGTATCCAAGTTGAACAGCTGAATAGCCATCCTTCTCAGGTGTGCGAATCGATGTAACAACGCATGACTCAACTGAAACAACTGTCACAGGAATCATCTTGTTTTCTGCATCGAATACTTGGGTCATGCCAAGCTTCTTACCGAGAACGCCCTTGATGGACGAACCGTAAGACTGAGTTACAACTTCACGTGTCATTAGTTTTCGTCCTTTCCTTAGAGCTTAATCTCGATGTCGACGCCTGCTGGCAAGTCGAGACGCATCAATGAATCAACAGTCTTAGGTGTTGGGTCGATGATGTCGATGAGGCGCTTATGTGTGCGCATCTCGAAATGTTCGCGGCTGTCCTTGTACTTGTGAGGAGAGCGAATCACACAATAGGTGTTCTTCTCTGTTGGTAGCGGCACTGGACCCGCGACGGTTGCACCTGTGCGCTCGACTGTCTCAACGATTTTCTTCGCTGAAGAGTCAATCACCTCATGGTCATACGCCTTGAGTCGAATGCGGATCTTTTGTCCCGCCATGTCGTTCTCCTCTTTACTTTCGTTAGTTCAAACTTTTGTTGTCTTCGGTTGTGTTTGCGCCGGCGGTTTTTACGCCGCCGGCGCTTTCACAATTACTTCTTGATCTTTGTTACGCGACCTGCACCTACTGTGCGGCCACCTTCGCGGATTGCGAAGCGAAGACCATCTTCCATTGCGATTGGTTGGATGAGCGTTACCGCCATCTCAGTGTTATCGCCAGGCATAACCATTTCTGTGCCTTCTGGAAGTGTTACAACGCCAGTCACGTCAGTTGTACGGAAGTAGAACTGTGGACGGTAGTTGTTAAAGAATGGAGTGTGACGTCCGCCTTCATCCTTTGAAAGGATGTATGCAGATGCATCGAACTCTGTGTGTGGTGTGATTGAACCAGGCTTGCAGACAACCTGACCGCGCTCTACATCTTCACGCTTTGTTCCACGAAGAAGAAGTCCGACGTTCTCGCCAGCCTGTCCTTCATCGAGCAACTTACGGAACATTTCAACGCCTGTAACAGTTGTCTTCTGAGCTAGCTCACGAATACCAACGATTTCAACTTCTTCGTTAACCTTAACGATTCCGCGCTCGATACGACCTGTGATAACAGTTCCACGACCCGTGATTGTGAAAACGTCTTCAACTGGCATAAGGAATGGCTTATCGATTTCGCGCTCTGGCTGTGGGATAAATGCATCCACTGCATCCATGAGCTCGATGATCTTCTCAGCCCACTTTGCATCTCCTTCGAGAGCCTTAAGTGCTGAAATGCGAACGATTGGTGTGTCATCGCCTGGGAATTCGTACTTAGATAGAAGTTCGCGAACTTCCATTTCTACGAGTTCAAGAATTTCTTCGTCATCGACCATATCTGACTTGTTAAGAGCCACAACGATTGATGGAACGCCAACCTGACGAGCAAGGAGAACGTGCTCCTTAGTCTGTGGCATTGGTCCGTCTGTTGCTGCAACGACGAGGATTGCTCCGTCCATCTGCGCAGCACCAGTGATCATGTTCTTGATGTAGTCAGCGTGGCCTGGGCAGTCAACGTGTGCGTAGTGACGCTTCTCTGTCTGGTACTCGATGTGAGCGATAGAGATTGTGATACCGCGAAGACGCTCTTCTGGCGCCTTATCGATATCTGAGAACGCAGTAGCTGCGTTAAGAGTTGGGTACTTGTCATGCAAAACCTTAGAGATTGCTGCAGTAAGTGTTGTTTTACCGTGGTCAATATGGCCGATGGTTCCGATGTTAACGTGCGGCTTATTACGCTCGAACTTGGCTTTTGCCATTTTGGTTCCTCT contains:
- the rplD gene encoding 50S ribosomal protein L4, producing MALTVEVKNAEGKKVGSVDLPADIFDAQTNIPLIHQVVTAQLAAARQGTQKAKNRGETSGSGKKPFKQKGTGRARQGSIRAPLQRGGGAAHAVRPRSYFQRTPKKMIAAALRGVLSDRQRNERIHVLDSVTAAPSTKAALAAVRQFSTRKNLLVVVSRKEDAAWRSLRNADDLHLLVPDQLNAYDILKSDDVVFSEAAINDFLKFKASAKTSGKSVKSVARESEVSA
- the rpsJ gene encoding 30S ribosomal protein S10, which codes for MAGQKIRIRLKAYDHEVIDSSAKKIVETVERTGATVAGPVPLPTEKNTYCVIRSPHKYKDSREHFEMRTHKRLIDIIDPTPKTVDSLMRLDLPAGVDIEIKL
- the tuf gene encoding elongation factor Tu, coding for MAKAKFERNKPHVNIGTIGHIDHGKTTLTAAISKVLHDKYPTLNAATAFSDIDKAPEERLRGITISIAHIEYQTEKRHYAHVDCPGHADYIKNMITGAAQMDGAILVVAATDGPMPQTKEHVLLARQVGVPSIVVALNKSDMVDDEEILELVEMEVRELLSKYEFPGDDTPIVRISALKALEGDAKWAEKIIELMDAVDAFIPQPEREIDKPFLMPVEDVFTITGRGTVITGRIERGIVKVNEEVEIVGIRELAQKTTVTGVEMFRKLLDEGQAGENVGLLLRGTKREDVERGQVVCKPGSITPHTEFDASAYILSKDEGGRHTPFFNNYRPQFYFRTTDVTGVVTLPEGTEMVMPGDNTEMAVTLIQPIAMEDGLRFAIREGGRTVGAGRVTKIKK
- the rplC gene encoding 50S ribosomal protein L3, translated to MTREVVTQSYGSSIKGVLGKKLGMTQVFDAENKMIPVTVVSVESCVVTSIRTPEKDGYSAVQLGYGAIDPKKVSKPLAGHYAKAGVTPRRSVAELRTLSAAEYTVGQEIGASTFAAGDIVDATGTSTGKGTAGVMKRHGFGGLSSSHGVDRKHRMPGSIGACSTPGRVFKGMRMMGRMGNEKVTTQNLTVQAVDLENNLLLIKGSVPGTDGGLVFIRSAAKKALVETVKAGM